The Pempheris klunzingeri isolate RE-2024b chromosome 1, fPemKlu1.hap1, whole genome shotgun sequence genome includes a region encoding these proteins:
- the mmp2 gene encoding 72 kDa type IV collagenase yields MSSATVSGRGRTVLRLFLVLFVAFRAASAAPSPIIRFPGDDTTPRADKEVALHYLNKFYGCPQDRCNLMVLKDTLKKMQKFFSLQETGEIDAKTVEIMKKPRCGVPDVANYNFFHRKPMWQKKDITYRILGYTPDLDEEVINDAFFRAFKVWSDVTPLTFARLMDGEADIMINFGRNEHGDGYPFDGKDGLLAHAFAPGPGIGGDSHFDDDEQWTLGDGQVVKVKFGNADGEFCKFPFLFMGTEYNSCTSQGRDDGFLWCSTSYNFDEDGKYGFCPHELLFTLGGNADGAPCKFPFTFQEQKFDGCTTEGRDDGYRWCATTEDYDRDKTFGFCPETAMSTVGGNAEGSPCVFPFTFLGDTYDSCTSSGRSDGKMWCASTKSYDDDRKWGFCPDQGYSLFLVAAHEFGHALGLEHSQDPGALMAPIYTYTKDFRLSQDDIKGIQELYGVPTDKPLPPTQGPVTPMDICAEPVVFDAVVQIRGETFFFKDRFLFRSVNFRSKPTGPMLVATYWPDLPAKVDAAYENPVEEKTVFFAGNEVFIYKADQLEKGYPKRLSGIGLPADLQQIDAAFNFRKNRKTYLFAEDKFWRYDEDKKKMDAGFPKLIADSWNGIPDGIDSAFSLNGIDYSYFFKGNHYFKLEDSSLKIVKLGEITKDWLGC; encoded by the exons ATGAGCTCTGCCACGGTGTCCGGCCGTGGTCGGACGGTTCTCAGACTGTTTTTGGTTCTCTTCGTCGCCTTTCGAGCAGCTTCTGCTGCCCCTTCGCCCATTATCCGCTTTCCCGGAGACGACACCACCCCCAGGGCAGACAAAGAAGTGGCTCTG CACTATCTGAATAAGTTTTATGGATGTCCACAAGACAGATGTAACCTTATGGTGCTCAAGGACACTCTGAAGAAAATGCAAAAGTTCTTCTCTCTGCAAGAAACTGGAGAGATTGATGCCAAAACCGTGGAGATCATGAAGAAGCCCCGCTGTGGCGTCCCAGATGTGGCCAACTACAACTTCTTCCACAGGAAGCCCATGTGGCAGAAGAAAGACATCACGTACAG GATCCTGGGATACACTCCTGACCTGGACGAGGAAGTCATAAACGATGCTTTCTTCAGAGCCTTCAAAGTCTGGAGTGACGTCACCCCCCTCACGTTCGCCCGCCTCATGGACGGGGAGGCCGACATCATGATCAATTTCGGTCGCAACG AGCACGGAGATGGTTACCCCTTCGACGGCAAAGACGGCCTCTTGGCTCACGCCTTCGCTCCGGGGCCTGGAATCGGGGGAGACTCCCACTTTGACGATGATGAGCAGTGGACGCTGGGAGACGGCCAAG TGGTGAAGGTGAAGTTCGGCAATGCTGATGGAGAGTTCTGTAAGTTCCCCTTCCTGTTCATGGGCACCGAGTACAACAGCTGTACGTCTCAGGGCCGCGACGACGGCTTCCTGTGGTGCTCAACGTCGTACAACTTTGATGAGGACGGCAAATATGGCTTCTGCCCCCACGAAC TACTTTTCACCCTGGGTGGAAACGCAGACGGCGCTCCGTGTAAATTCCCGTTCACCTTCCAAGAACAGAAGTTTGACGGATGCACCACTGAAGGCAGGGATGACGGGTACCGCTGGTGTGCCACCACGGAGGACTATGACCGTGACAAGACCTTTGGGTTCTGCCCTGAAACTG CCATGTCAACAGTGGGAGGGAACGCAGAGGGAAGCCCCTGCGTCTTCCCCTTCACCTTCCTGGGAGACACCTACGACTCGTGCACCTCATCTGGACGCAGCGATGGCAAGATGTGGTGCGCTTCCACCAAGAGCTACGACGACGACCGCAAATGGGGCTTCTGTCCCGACCAGG GCTACAGTCTGTTCCTGGTGGCCGCCCATGAGTTCGGTCATGCCCTTGGCTTGGAGCACTCTCAGGACCCCGGGGCACTGATGGCCCCCATTTACACTTACACTAAAGACTTCAGACTTTCTCAGGATGACATCAAAGGCATCCAGGAGCTCTATG GTGTGCCCACAGACAAGCCTTTGCCTCCAACCCAGGGTCCAGTCACTCCAATGGACATCTGTGCAGAGCCAGTGGTCTTTGACGCTGTGGTACAGATCAGAGGAGAGACCTTCTTCTTCAAGGACAG GTTCCTGTTCAGGTCGGTCAACTTCAGAAGCAAACCCACCGGGCCCATGCTAGTGGCCACCTACTGGCCAGACCTGCCCGCCAAGGTGGATGCTGCCTACGAAAACCCAGTGGAGGAAAAGACGGTGTTCTTCGCAG GCAACGAGGTGTTTATCTACAAAGCAGATCAGCTGGAGAAAGGCTACCCCAAGAGGCTCTCCGGCATCGGCCTCCCCGCTGACCTGCAGCAGATCGACGCCGCCTTCAACTTCAGGAAGAACAGGAAGACTTATCTGTTTGCAGAGGACAAATTCTGGAG ATACGATGAAGATAAGAAGAAAATGGACGCTGGCTTCCCCAAACTTATTGCTGATTCCTGGAATGGCATCCCAGACGGCATCGACTCTGCCTTCAGTCTTAATGGCATTG ATTACAGCTACTTCTTCAAAGGTAACCACTATTTCAAACTGGAAGACAGCAGCTTGAAGATCGTCAAGTTGGGTGAAATCACAAAGGACTGGCTCGGCTGTTGA
- the lpcat2 gene encoding lysophosphatidylcholine acyltransferase 2 has product MPPQRVFALPRQQSLLLPAVINPFVQDTKLPPGAILKCVLLGIFLVPVRAILLSLVLMVTWPVAVIITFKHPLKGAVEPMTGWRRFMCRRVMAALGRTYFFCMGFRVVVKGKQVGSSEAPILAVAPHSTFFDGIVCIVAGLPSTVSRVENLATPIFGRFVRCLQPVLVSRKDPDSRKNTIQEIDSRAKSGGHWPQVLIFPEGTCTNRSCLITFKQGAFIPGVPVQPVLMRYPNKLDTVSWTWQGFSSRTLLLLTLSQLYTTVEIEFLPPHVPTEEEKKTPALFASRVRDTMARALGVPVTDHTYEDCRLMISAGELTLPMEAGLVEFTKISRKLNLKWDNVRKELEGFAAMASSCKGGRITIEEFARFLKLPVSPVLEELFALFDRNRDGTIDFREYVIGVTILCRPANTEEVLRMAFQLFDTDEDERITREEFAALLRSALGVSDLNMAKLFKEIDADGSGFITFSEFQAFATTHPEYAKLFTTYLELQRYQAIQEAQPGELELACPAASGEKQEDSTSDKKDD; this is encoded by the exons ATGCCTCCCCAGCGAGTGTTCGCCCTGCCGAGGCAGCAGTCCCTGCTGCTGCCGGCCGTCATCAACCCGTTCGTGCAGGACACCAAGCTCCCCCCGGGGGCCATCCTCAAA TGTGTCCTCCTGGGAATCTTCCTGGTCCCCGTTCGAGCCATCCTCCTGTCCCTGGTCCTCATGGTGACGTGGCCGGTGGCCGTCATAATCACCTTCAagcatcctctgaaaggagCCGTGGAGCCGATGACAGGCTGGAGACG GTTCATGTGTCGCAGAGTGATGGCCGCCCTGGGCAGGACTTACTTCTTCTGCATGGGCTTCAGAGTGGTGGTCAAAGGCAAGCAGGTCGGCAGCAGCGAGGCCCCCATCCTGGCCGTGGCCCCCCACTCCACCTTCTTCGATGGGATCGTGTGCATCGTGGCAGGCCTGCCCTCCACCGTCTCCCGTGTGGAGAACCTGGCTACACCCATCTTTGGCA ggTTCGTGCGCTGTCTTCAGCCAGTGTTGGTGTCCAGGAAGGACCCAGACTCCAGGAAGAACACCATCCAGGAGATTGACAGCAGAGCGAAGTCGGGGGGCCACTGGCCACAG GTCCTGATCTTTCCAGAGGGAACGTGTACGAATCGGTCGTGTCTCATCACCTTCAAACAAG GTGCCTTTATCCCAGGGGTCCCTGTGCAGCCTGTGCTCATGAGATATCCCAACAAGCTG GACACAGTGTCTTGGACCTGGCAGGGCTTCAGCTC gaggacGCTGCTGCTTCTCACTCTGAGCCAGCTGTACACCACAGTGGAGATCGAG TTCCTGCCGCCACACGTCCCcacggaggaggagaagaagacgcCGGCTCTGTTTGCCAGCAGAGTGCGGGACACTATGGCCCG GGCTCTGGGGGTTCCCGTGACAGACCACACGTATGAGGACTGCCGCCTGATGATCTCAGCTGGAGAGCTGACGCTGCCCATGGAGGCCGGCCTGGTTGAGTTCACCAAAATTAGCCGTAAACTCAA TCTGAAGTGGGACAACGTGAGGAAGGAGCTGGAGGGCTTCGCGGCCATGGCCAGCTCTTGTAAAGGGGGCCGGATCACCATCGAGGAGTTTGCCAGATTCCTGAAGCTCCCTGTGAGCCCGGTGCTCGAGGAGCTGTTTGCGCTGTTTGACAGA AACAGAGACGGCACCATAGACTTCAGAGAGTACGTCATCGGCGTGACCATCCTGTGCCGGCCAGCCAACACGGAGGAAGTGCTTCGAATGGCTTTCCAG CTGTTTGATACCGACGAGGACGAGAGGATCACCCGGGAGGAGTTTGCCGCTCTGCTGCGCTCAGCTCTGGGTGTGTCCGACCTCAACATGGCCAAGCTCTTCAAGGAGATCGACGCTGACGGCTCTGGCTTCATCACCTTCA GTGAGTTTCAGGCCTTTGCCACGACCCACCCGGAGTACGCCAAGCTCTTCACCACCTACCTGGAGCTCCAGAGGTACCAGGCAATCCAGGAGGCTCAGCCAGGTGAGCTGGAACTGGCCTGTCCCGCCGCTTCAGGGGAGAAACAAGAAGACAGCACCTCTGACAAAAAGGACGACTGA